In Apium graveolens cultivar Ventura chromosome 10, ASM990537v1, whole genome shotgun sequence, the following are encoded in one genomic region:
- the LOC141693472 gene encoding uncharacterized protein LOC141693472, with protein sequence MWREIIKQKHEDILKQIAGDPNRTIVEGILFTAARFGNYKFITEILRLYPDITWDKDDNKHTIFHVAVMNRHENVYSLLYGFGSKKLDITDNDGNNILHLAAIKPSQSRLNIVSGAALQMQRKLLWFKEVKTMLNSVDRRKKNNEGKSPQQLFTDEHAKLMEKGESWMKQTAAQCMVVAALIATITFAAAFALPGGNKEDSGHPIFMKKSAFITFVVTDAISLCTSSTSILVFLAILTSRYTEYDFLASLPVKLMVGLLTLFISIATMMIAFSASFFLLYAYSMKWIPILVTTLAGLPVIIFAWLHYRLFFDVIHTTFSARYLFRPKKRLLG encoded by the exons ATGTGGAGAGAAATTATTAAGCAGAAGCATGAAGACATATTAAAACAAATTGCTGGAGATCCAAATCGGACGATAGTGGAAGGGATTCTATTTACAGCTGCTAGATTTGGCAACTATAAATTTATAACTGAGATCCTTAGATTGTATCCTGACATTACATGGGACAAAGATGACAATAAACACACAATATTTCACGTTGCAGTTATGAATCGCCATGAGAATGTGTACAGTTTACTATATGGGTTTGGCTCAAAGAAGTTGGACATAACAGATAACGATGGAAATAATATTTTACATTTAGCTGCCATAAAACCTAGTCAAAGTCGACTTAATATCGTTTCTGGAGCAGCTCTTCAAATGCAAAGAAAACTACTGTGGTTTAAG GAGGTGAAAACCATGTTAAATTCAGTTGATAGAAGAAAGAAAAACAATGAAGGGAAAAGCCCCCAACAGTTATTCACTGACGAGCACGCAAAGTTAATGGAAAAAGGAGAAAGTTGGATGAAGCAAACAGCAGCTCAGTGCATGGTTGTTGCTGCCCTTATTGCCACTATTACATTTGCAGCTGCTTTCGCTTTACCTGGTGGTAACAAAGAGGATTCCGGACATCCAATATTCATGAAGAAGAGCGCCTTCATCACGTTTGTGGTAACAGACGCCATATCATTATGCACCTCTTCAACTTCCATACTTGTGTTCCTGGCAATTCTCACCTCTCGTTATACAGAATACGATTTCCTGGCATCCTTACCTGTAAAGTTGATGGTTGGACTCTTAACACTATTCATCTCAATTGCTACCATGATGATTGCTTTCAGCGCGAGTTTCTTTCTACTTTACGCATATAGCATGAAATGGATTCCTATACTAGTTACTACACTAGCTGGTTTGCCTGTTATTATATTTGCTTGGCTTCATTATCGTCTATTTTTCGACGTGATTCATACAACATTCAGTGCCAGGTATCTGTTTAGGCCTAAGAAACGCTTACTTGGCTAA